Genomic segment of Vibrio celticus:
GCACACGTATCTTTGGTCCTGTGACTCGTGAACTTCGTAACGCGAAATTCATGAAGATTGTATCACTAGCACCTGAAGTTCTGTAAGGAGCGGCAATATGGCAGCTAAAATCCGTCGTAATGACGAAGTAATCATTCTTGCTGGTAAAGATAAAGGCAAGAAAGGTAAAGTAACTAAGGTTCTGACAACTGGTAAAGTTATCGTTGAAGGCATCAACCTTGTTAAGAAACACCAAAAGCCGGTTCCGGCTCTAGGTCAACAAGGTGGCATCGTTGAACAAGAAGCAGCTATTGATGCTTCTAACGTTGCTGTTTTTAACGCGGCTACTGGTAAAGCAGACCGTATCGGTTTCCGTATCGAAGATGGCAAGAAAGTTCGTTTCTTCAAATCTAACGGCGAAACTGTTTCTAACTAATTAGAAGTAATTTGGAGTTCTACTATGGCGAAACTGCATGATTACTACAAGTCGTCTGTAGTCGCTGAGCTTACCAAAGAGTTCAGCTACACAAGCGTCATGCAAGTCCCTAGGATTGAGAAAATCACCCTAAACATGGGCGTTGGTGAAGCAATCAACGATAAGAAACTGCTAGAAAACGCAGCAGCTGATATGGCAACGATCTCTGGTCAAAAGCCACTTATCACTAAAGCGCGTAAATCTGTAGCTGGTTTCAAAATTCGTGAAGGCTACCCAATTGGTTGTAAAGTAACCTTGCGTGGTGAGCGCATGTGGGAATTTTTAGAGCGTTTAATCTCTATCGCACTTCCACGTGTACGTGATTTCCGTGGTGTTAGCGCTAAGTCTTTTGACGGTCGCGGTAACTACAGCATGGGCGTTCGCGAGCAAATCATCTTTCCGGAAATCGACTACGATAAAGTCGATCGCGTCCGCGGTCTTGATATCACTATCACGACTTCTGCGGGTTCCGATGAGGAAGGCCGAGCTCTGCTGGCTGCCTTTAACTTCCCATTCCGTAAGTAAGGGTAGGGTTACTGTTATGGCTAAACAATCAATGAAAGCACGTGAAGCTAAACGTGCAAAACTAGTAGCTAAGTTCGCTGAAAAGCGTTCTGCGCTAAAAGTTATCATTAGCGATGTAAACGCATCTGAAGAAGATCGTTGGAATGCGGTTCTTAAACTGCAATCTCTTCCACGTGATTCAAGTGCATCACGTCAGCGCAACCGTTGCAACCAAACTGGTCGTCCACACGGTTACCTACGTAAATTCGGTCTAAGCCGCATTAAGGTTCGTGAAGCTTGCATGAAAGGCGAGATTCCGGGTCTTCGTAAGGCTAGCTGGTAATTGCCACTTAATCATTTGGAGTAAATCTTATGAGCATGCAAGATCCGATTTCGGATATGCTGACCCGAGTTCGTAACGGTCAGGCAGCAAACAAAGTTGCTGTAAAAATGCCTTCTTCAAAGCTTAAAGTTGCAATTGCTGCATTACTTAAAGCTGAAGGTTACATCGTAGACTTCGCTGTTAACAGCGAAGCAAAACCTGAGCTAGAAGTTACTCTTAAGTACTTCCAAGCTAAACCTGTAATCGAGCAAATCAAGCGTGTATCACGTCCTGGTCTAAGAGTTTATAAAAATAAAGACTCTTTACCTACTGTGATGGGTGGTCTTGGTATTGCAGTTGTTTCTACTTCCAAGGGTCTGATGTCTGACCGTGCTGCTCGTAAAGCAGGTCTTGGCGGTGAAATCATCTGTTACGTAGCTTAAGGAGTAGATTATGTCTCGTGTTGCTAAAGCACCTGTCGCTATTCCAGCTGGCGTAGAGGTGAAACTAAACGGCCAAGAAGTTACTGTAAAAGGTAGCAAAGGTGAGCTTACTCGCGTTCTTAACAGCGCCGTAGTTATTGCACAGGAAGAAACCAACCTAACTTTCGGTCCGAAAGAAGGTGTTACTAACGCATGGGCACAAGCTGGTACAGCTCGCGCTCTAGTTAATAACATGGTTGTGGGTGTTACTGAGGGCTTCACTAAGAAGCTAACTCTTAAGGGTGTTGGTTACCGTGCTGCTATGAAAGGCAACTCTGTAGCTCTAACACTTGGTTTTTCTCACCCAGTAGAGCACGCTCTACCTGAAGGTATTAAAGCTGAGTGCCCTAGCCAAACTGAGATCATCATTACTGGTTGCGATAAGCAAGTAGTAGGTCAAGTTGCGGCTGACATTCGTTCTTACCGTGCTCCTGAGCCTTACAAAGGCAAAGGTGTTCGTTACGCAGATGAAAATGTGCGTACTAAAGAAGCTAAGAAGAAGTAAGGTATCACTATGGATAAGAAAGCATCTCGCATCCGTCGTGCTACACGTGCACGTCGTAAGATTGCAGAACTTGGTGCAACTCGCCTGGTAGTACACCGTACTCCTCGCCATGTTTACGCACAAGTTATCGCGGCAAACGGCTCTGAGGTTATCGCAGCTGCTTCTACTGTAGAAAAAGCGATCCGTGAGCAAGTTAAGAACACTGGTAACGTTGATGCAGCTAAAGCAGTTGGTAAAGCTGTTGCTGAGCGCGCTCTTGAAAAAGGCGTAGCTTCAGTTGCATTCGATCGTTCTGGTTTCCAATACCACGGTCGAGTAGCGGCGCTAGCAGATTCTGCTCGCGAAGCTGGTCTGAAATTCTAAGGTAGGGTTGGAAGATGGCTAAAGAACAACAACAAGCTAATGATTTGCAAGAAAAGCTGATCGCAGTTAACCGTGTATCTAAGACGGTTAAAGGTGGTCGAATCATGAGCTTCACTGCACTAACAGTAGTTGGTGACGGTAATGGTCGTGTAGGTTTCGGTTACGGCAAAGCTCGTGAAGTACCTGCTGCGATTCAAAAAGCAATGGAAAAAGCGCGTCGTAACATGGTTACTGTTGCGCTTAACGAAGGCACTCTTCACCACCCGGTGAAAGGTCGTCATTCGGGCTCTAAAGTTTACATGCAGCCAGCTGCTGAAGGTACAGGTGTTATTGCCGGTGGTGCAATGCGTGCCGTACTTGAAGTTGCAGGCGTACATAACGTACTTTCTAAAGCATACGGTTCAACGAACCCTATCAACGTTGTTCGCGCAACGATTGGTGCTCTAGTAGACGTTAAGTCACCAGAAATGGTTGCTGCTAAACGTGGTCTAACTGTTGAATCTATTTCGGAGTAAGCACACGATGGCAACTATTAAAGTA
This window contains:
- the rpsE gene encoding 30S ribosomal protein S5 — its product is MAKEQQQANDLQEKLIAVNRVSKTVKGGRIMSFTALTVVGDGNGRVGFGYGKAREVPAAIQKAMEKARRNMVTVALNEGTLHHPVKGRHSGSKVYMQPAAEGTGVIAGGAMRAVLEVAGVHNVLSKAYGSTNPINVVRATIGALVDVKSPEMVAAKRGLTVESISE
- the rplE gene encoding 50S ribosomal protein L5, with protein sequence MAKLHDYYKSSVVAELTKEFSYTSVMQVPRIEKITLNMGVGEAINDKKLLENAAADMATISGQKPLITKARKSVAGFKIREGYPIGCKVTLRGERMWEFLERLISIALPRVRDFRGVSAKSFDGRGNYSMGVREQIIFPEIDYDKVDRVRGLDITITTSAGSDEEGRALLAAFNFPFRK
- the rplX gene encoding 50S ribosomal protein L24 gives rise to the protein MAAKIRRNDEVIILAGKDKGKKGKVTKVLTTGKVIVEGINLVKKHQKPVPALGQQGGIVEQEAAIDASNVAVFNAATGKADRIGFRIEDGKKVRFFKSNGETVSN
- the rplF gene encoding 50S ribosomal protein L6, with the protein product MSRVAKAPVAIPAGVEVKLNGQEVTVKGSKGELTRVLNSAVVIAQEETNLTFGPKEGVTNAWAQAGTARALVNNMVVGVTEGFTKKLTLKGVGYRAAMKGNSVALTLGFSHPVEHALPEGIKAECPSQTEIIITGCDKQVVGQVAADIRSYRAPEPYKGKGVRYADENVRTKEAKKK
- the rpsN gene encoding 30S ribosomal protein S14; translation: MAKQSMKAREAKRAKLVAKFAEKRSALKVIISDVNASEEDRWNAVLKLQSLPRDSSASRQRNRCNQTGRPHGYLRKFGLSRIKVREACMKGEIPGLRKASW
- the rpsH gene encoding 30S ribosomal protein S8, with the protein product MSMQDPISDMLTRVRNGQAANKVAVKMPSSKLKVAIAALLKAEGYIVDFAVNSEAKPELEVTLKYFQAKPVIEQIKRVSRPGLRVYKNKDSLPTVMGGLGIAVVSTSKGLMSDRAARKAGLGGEIICYVA
- the rplR gene encoding 50S ribosomal protein L18; this encodes MDKKASRIRRATRARRKIAELGATRLVVHRTPRHVYAQVIAANGSEVIAAASTVEKAIREQVKNTGNVDAAKAVGKAVAERALEKGVASVAFDRSGFQYHGRVAALADSAREAGLKF